In Fusarium musae strain F31 chromosome 7, whole genome shotgun sequence, a single window of DNA contains:
- a CDS encoding hypothetical protein (EggNog:ENOG41~MEROPS:MER0005900) codes for MKHTTLHAVCTLSLSVLVTACPLHVVHDTNEPLNNQRRSAQHDTARTAIEHVRVFNGIRFEEPQTVCIDGGWIVDIGTCSDPTLRVNGAGKFLVPGLIDSHLHLSGVQSLEEFTSYGCTTAMHMNCGNYTQCHINADQPGLASFKFASMSAVGYGSPHSKTQPRPNSTLIFPDTDVVRFAQDGFNNGSDYSKITAEISGPSLEQQIQMINVARHQYNKQSMTHAADIMAYSQAVASNTDGIQHVPDDGILSNSTIKRILQQKQFVTPTLNVFEFAYRSKTLQKYFSVTPGSNRTIQHAETNAKLLYQHGVPLIAGTDSVGQLAVGDETALVPWGLSLHFELQNFVSLLGMSPAEAINSATRDAAKWHRMADRGSIEVEKRADLVLLNKDPLADIANTLSIDRIWAFGVPVALVAQTTNSSMKNPAFTPVKVE; via the coding sequence ATGAAGCATACCACTCTCCACGCCGTATGCACTCTCTCCCTTTCTGTTCTGGTCACAGCTTGTCCCCTTCATGTGGTGCACGATACGAACGAACCATTAAACAACCAAAGACGTTCCGCTCAGCATGACACCGCGCGAACGGCAATCGAGCATGTTCGCGTGTTCAATGGGATTCGCTTCGAAGAGCCTCAGACTGTCTGTATCGATGGTGGTTGGATTGTCGACATCGGCACTTGCAGCGACCCTACTCTAAGGGTAAATGGAGCAGGGAAGTTCCTCGTCCCTGGTCTAATCGAtagccatcttcatctgtcAGGCGTACAGTCGCTCGAAGAATTCACCTCGTATGGCTGCACGACTGCTATGCATATGAATTGCGGCAACTACACCCAATGCCATATCAACGCTGACCAGCCCGGGCTAGCGTCGTTCAAATTCGCTTCAATGTCTGCAGTCGGCTACGGCAGTCCACACTCGAAAACCCAACCCCGGCCTAATAGCACGCTCATATTTCCCGACACGGACGTTGTGAGATTCGCGCAGGACGGGTTCAACAACGGGAGCGACTACTCCAAGATCACGGCGGAAATCAGCGGTCCATCCCTCGAGCAGCAGATTCAAATGATCAATGTTGCGCGCCATCAGTACAACAAGCAGAGTATGACCCACGCTGCGGATATCATGGCGTATTCTCAGGCTGTCGCGTCAAACACGGATGGTATCCAACACGTCCCTGACGACGGAATTCTTAGCAACAGCACAATCAAGAGGATTCTCCAGCAGAAGCAATTCGTAACGCCGACGCTGAACGTTTTCGAGTTTGCCTACAGAAGCAAGACTCTGCAAAAGTACTTTAGCGTGACGCCTGGCAGCAATCGGACTATTCAGCACGCCGAGACCAACGCTAAGCTTTTATACCAGCACGGGGTTCCGCTGATTGCCGGCACCGACTCTGTCGGTCAACTGGCTGTGGGTGATGAAACAGCCTTGGTTCCCTGGGGCCTCAGCTTGCACTTTGAACTGCAAAACTTTGTCAGCCTTCTCGGCATGTCGCCAGCCGAAGCCATAAATTCTGCAACCAGAGACGCTGCCAAGTGGCATAGGATGGCAGATCGCGGTTCTATCGAGGTGGAGAAGAGAGCTGATCTGGTCTTGCTGAACAAGGATCCTCTGGCTGATATCGCGAATACACTCAGCATTGACAGGATCTGGGCCTTTGGCGTACCTGTTGCACTCGTTGCGCAAACAACTAACTCAAGTATGAAGAATCCTGCATTTACTCCTGTCAAAGTAGAGTAG
- a CDS encoding hypothetical protein (EggNog:ENOG41) gives MGDASVFKYPSPLTGYENAPPLPDEKAADGKSYVNPPAEKLSEAYDRFIEPLDNGRQGGFDIHIYYLQTNETQTKYAKELWERIRREFPELRIYKFWEGPIGPHPIAMFEVNVFTPAQFGAFVAWLAIWRGPLSALVHPNVIPEKGVNRWASMKRDHLERAIWMGERLPLDLSLFNRED, from the exons ATGGGCGACGCCTCAGTCTTCAAATATCCCTCTCCCTTAACCGGATATGAGAACGCCCCACCATTGCCAGACGAGAAGGCGGCGGATGGGAAGAGCTATGTAAACCCTCCGGCTGAAAAGCTTAGTGAAGCATACGACAGGTTCATCGAACCTTTGGACAATGGCCGACAAGGTGGCTT TGACATTCACATCTACTACCTCCAAACCAACGAAACGCAGACCAAGTACGCCAAGGAACTATGGGAACGCATCCGAAGAGAAT TTCCCGAACTCCGAATCTACAAATTCTGGGAGGGGCCGATTGGACCTCATCCGATTGCCATGTTTGAAGTCAACGTCTTCACACCAGCTCAGTTTGGGGCATTCGTCGCGTGGCTGGCTATCTGGCGAGGACCTCTGTCTGCGCTCGTGCATCCCAATGTTATTCCCGAAAAGGGCGTGAATCGCTGGGCCTCGATGAAGAGGGATCATTTGGAGAGGGCGATCTGGATGGGTGAAAGACTTCCACTGGATCTCAGTCTTTTCAACAGGGAGGATTAG
- a CDS encoding hypothetical protein (EggNog:ENOG41), translated as MIPSTLLALISLVSVTQAAAAPKILSSDDVIVLKTDGTSQIMKAADLERLETAPAITTKTPTKRNINRRGCESTEVQVLSEKEFLNWDVAMSPVISSLDGSKATVSVTSGFTIANSLSVGASFSISLIESILSTSLSIDYSETWTSSQQQSLSFQVPENHHGLIVSQPYVRRVQGNVLDGCGDEIEKTEFTSDSYESQTYGNLEWVKGIIRLCSSETYPIPFCNGEGEHK; from the coding sequence ATGATCCCCTCCACGCTCCTCGCACTCATCAGCCTTGTCTCGGTCACCCAAGCCGCAGCTGCTCCCAAGATCCTTTCTTCCGACGATGTCATCGTTCTCAAAACCGACGGCACTTCCCAAATCATGAAAGCCGCTGACCTCGAACGTCTCGAGACTGCCCCCGCAATCACTACCAAAACCCCCACCAAGCGCAACATCAACCGTCGTGGCTGCGAAAGCACCGAAGTCCAAGTCCTATCCGAGAAAGAATTCCTCAACTGGGACGTCGCCATGTCCCCCGTCATAAGCAGCCTCGACGGCTCCAAAGCCACCGTCAGCGTGACCTCTGGCTTCACCATCGCCAACTCGCTCTCAGTGGGCGCTAGCTTCAGCATTTCTCTCATCGAGAGCATTCTCAGTACGTCGCTGAGCATCGACTACAGTGAGACTTGGACTTCAAGCCAGCAGCAGTCACTGTCGTTCCAAGTTCCCGAGAATCATCATGGTCTTATTGTTAGTCAGCCTTATGTCCGACGTGTTCAGGGTAATGTTCTTGATGGAtgtggtgatgagatcgagaagACGGAGTTCACGTCGGATTCGTATGAGAGTCAGACTTACGGGAACCTGGAGTGGGTTAAGGGTATTATTCGTCTCTGCAGTAGCGAAACTTATCCTATCCCCTTCTGCAACGGTGAGGGCGAGCACAAATAA
- a CDS encoding hypothetical protein (EggNog:ENOG41): protein MFAKIFSAFLLVTAVTAKLHDNCACHNGDSYNWRLTAAACKEYNDQDYEWGSAAYNEISGRCTQATTGDKIAGDQWEDACRKIAEQGYDCADGEGKCYANPKKVRGRC from the exons ATGTttgccaagatcttcagcGCTTTCCTGCTCGTCACTGCCGT AACGGCGAAGCTTCACGATAACTGTGCCTGCCATAACGGAGACAGTTACAACTGGCGATTGACTGCCGCTGCCTGCAAAGAGTACAACGATCAAGACTACGAG TGGGGAAGTGCTGCCTACAATGAGATATCTGGTCGT TGTACTCAAGCTACTACCGGAGACAAGATCGCTGGTGATCAGTGGGAGGATGCCTGCAGAAAGATCGCCGAGCAGGGCTACGACTGCGCAGATGGAGAGGGGAAGTGCTACGCCAACCCCAAGAAGGTCCGCGGCAGATGTTAA